One stretch of Lytechinus variegatus isolate NC3 chromosome 17, Lvar_3.0, whole genome shotgun sequence DNA includes these proteins:
- the LOC121430732 gene encoding probable protein phosphatase 2C 21, protein MGAYLSEPNVEKISDDGTCGKLSYGASAMQGWRVGMEDAHNCITQLTDDTSLFAVYDGHGGAEVAVYTAQQFPKLLTNLKSFKDGDINAALEEAFMTFDASLKQKAIIEKLRRIAGMEEGEEKEEDGETEALLEEAELPLEQLVARYCSQPSKSKRAKIKQAHASDLLSPMIQKKQPRFPLTAVNGSIQDGDGPVPNKTVPFDEEGDVVSKGKGDDETVDSVNGPGGDRRREGENGTDSDDDDDMGEGGDEKKGSAEIGEGEGSSENGSLKTEVKEEEAGSSGNSGSHNGDVQQSDTKESGSSSSGSSTDSKPKLVVPPYLDDDDDSDEEDEDYRSGDDEDEEEDDEEDDDEEEEEGDFDVEGEEEGDEEDEEEDYRMALPAGKEEPGSDSGSTAVVALLRGKTLTVANIGDSRCVLSRDGKALDMSYDHKPEDDIELRRIEKAGGKVTPDGRVNGGLNLSRAFGDHCYKLTTSLPPEEQMISAFPDIQTVTLTDQDDFMVVACDGIWNAMTSQEVIDFVRSRLENSVETDQTNKLSKICEELFDFCLAPDTSGDGTGCDNMTCVIVQFHSNNADSLSGATVGGKRKSAEDKPTDTDSKKPRH, encoded by the exons CAGTCTATGATGGCCATGGAG GTGCGGAGGTTGCAGTTTACACAGCTCAACAGTTTCCCAAGCTGCTGACGAATCTAAAGTCGTTCAAAGATGGGGACATCAACGCCGCGTTGGAGGAGGCTTTCATGACCTTCGACGCATCTTTAAAACAGAAGGCCATCATTGAGAAACTCAGAAGGATCGCAGGAATggaagaaggggaagaaaaagaag AGGACGGAGAAACAGAGGCACTCTTGGAAGAGGCGGAACTACCATTGGAACAACTCGTCGCTCGCTACTGTTCACAGCCCTCCAAGAGCAAAAGAGCGAAGATCAAGCAGGCACACGCCAGCGACCTCCTCTCCCCCATGATCCAGAAGAAACAACCCAGGTTCCCCCTCACAGCCGTGAATGGATCGATCCAAGACGGGGACGGGCCTGTGCCTAACAAGACTGTTCCATTTGACGAGGAGGGGGATGTGGTTTCAAAAGGAAAAGGGGACGATGAGACTGTGGATAGTGTCAACGGCCCCGGTGGGGATAggagaagggagggggagaacgGAAcggacagtgatgatgatgatgatatgggTGAGGGGGGCGATGAAAAGAAAGGGTCAGCGGAGATTGGTGAAGGAGAAGGGTCATCGGAGAATGGGTCATTGAAAACAGAAGTTAAGGAAGAGGAAGCAGGATCATCTGGAAACTCAGGGAGCCATAATGGCGATGTACAGCAAAGTGATACCAAAGAATCGG GATCAAGCAGCTCAGGATCAAGTACCGACAGTAAGCCTAAGCTGGTTGTCCCACCATATCTAGACGACGACGATGACAGCGACGAAGAAGACGAGGACTACCGATCAGGagatgatgaggatgaagaggaggacgatgaggaggatgacgacgaggaagaagaggaaggggaTTTTGATgtggagggggaggaggaaggAGATGAGGAAGATGAAGAGGAGGACTACAGAATGGCATTGCCGGCTGGAAAAGAAGAG CCTGGCAGTGACAGCGGATCCACAGCAGTCGTTGCGCTTCTCAGAGGAAAGACACTCACCGTGGCTAACATAGGGGATTCACGTTGCGTCCTATCGCGGGACGGGAAAGCCCTCGATATGTCGTACGATCACAAACCCGAGGATGATATCGAGCTGAGGAGAATAGAGAAGGCCGGCGGGAAAGTCACTCCCGATGGAAGAGTCAACGGGGGACTCAACCTCTCCAGAGCTTTCG GTGATCACTGTTACAAACTGACAACCTCACTACCTCCAGAAGAACAGATGATAAGTGCCTTCCCGGACATCCAGACTGTCACACTTACAGACCAAGATGACTTCATGGTTGTAGCATGCGATGGCATCTG GAATGCCATGACAAGTCAAGAGGTGATTGACTTTGTTAGGAGTAGACTAGAGAACTCGGTAGAGACGGACCAAACTAATAAACTTTCCAAGATCTGTGAAGAG CTCTTCGACTTCTGCCTAGCACCCGACACATCCGGTGACGGCACAGGGTGCGACAACATGACCTGCGTCATTGTACAATTCCACAGCAACAACGCAGACTCCCTCTCAGGTGCTACAGTCGGCGGCAAGAGAAAATCGGCCGAGGACAAACCTACAGATACAGATAGCAAGAAGCCGagacattga